ggcagcaagagtgcgaaactcaatagaataatccgttatggaccgttcaccttggcataaggaagccagggccctagaagcctccctaccaaaaactgaacggtcaaaaacccgaatcatctcctctttaaagttctggaacttgttagagcaatcagcccttgcctcccagatagctgtgccccattctcgagcccggccagtaaggagtgaaatgacgtaagcaacccgagctctctctagagtatgtgttgggttggagagagaacacaatctcacactgcgtgagaaaggagcggcactcagtgggctgcccggagtagcaaggtgggttattaaccctaggttctggaggctcggcaggccaggaagtaacaggtggcacgagacgtagactctggaactgtccagagaggtcggaaacctgagcggccaggttctccacggcatggcgagcagcagacaattcctgctcgtgtctgccgagcatggctccttggatctcgacggcagtgtaacgagcgtctgaagtcgctgggtccattccttggtcggttccttctgtcatgcaggtgaaagaggacccaaaagcgacttaacagaaacagagtttatttaagtccaaacagggaataacagaaatcctctagtctgtagaggggaataactggagaagcggccacagactgcaggtcgccgggtaggcgcaggccgtagtagacagagacacctgctcacacgcagcatctgatgaaggcaaaaaacacgacaggacagggcgaaacacaatcacagcatggtgaatacaaaacaaggaaccgacgggacaggaacggaacacaaaggaataaatagggactctaatcaggggaaaggatcgggagcaggtgtgggaagactaaatgatgattaggggaataggaacagctgggagcaggaacggaacgatagagagaagagagagcgagagagtgagagagggagggggagagagagtgatagaaggagggaaagaaccaaataagaccagcagagggaaacgaatagaatggggagcacagggacaagacatgataataaatgacaaacatgacacattttcaactacataactacagagaacatacaaaaatgctatggtaatagaacatttaagtttacacactcccTGGAATggcatacatgatggatcattaccTTCCCTACAGAAAATACACTaaccttcagagagagagagagagagacctagatcCAGCTGTTACAGGCCTCCATCACTATTGTCATGAGGATCAGTAGTACTGGGTGTGTTTAAGTAGGGGAGGTGTTGTACTGTATATCCCactcttggggcggcagggtagcctagtggttagcgcgttggacgagtaaccggaTTTTGCAAGTtcaatcccagagctgacaaggtacaaatctgtcgttctgcccctgaacaggcagttaacccactgttcctagaccagttaacccactgttcccaggccgtcattgaaaataagaatttgttcttaactgacttgcctagttaaataaaggtaaaataatagttTTTTAAACTCCTACTGCCCCATTCAACCAGGTccatagttataatagtagtggGAATGTATCCTAACTGACGGGTCATGTCTGGGATCACCTGTGTGACGTAGATCAGGTGTACGTCTGGCTGTCAGGCGTCATTGTGTGCCTGTGGTATGTTTCACAGTGAATTATAAAGTCATATGCTCTTCttgtgttcagtgtgttgtacAATAAAACGTGTTGCTCTATTCCATTCTCAGAAGACTGACTCATCAGATGAAGAGTCGCTCCACATCGACACAGAAGTCAAGCCAGAGGTCAAGCGGGAGGTGAAAGGTCGTAACTTGAAGGTAAAGAAGAAGGCGGGAAGCACGGCAGGCATCCTGGACCTACTACAGGCCAGCAAAGCAGTGGGCGGCATCGACTACAGCGTCAACAGGTACATCATTTTTTAAACCTTAATTTAattaggcaagccagttaagaacaaattcttatttatggCCTACCacaaggcaaaaggcctcctgcgaggATGGGGCTgagattaaaaatacaaaataaaaacatatgacaaaacacacatctTGATAAGAGAGATACCATTACATAACGAgtgacctaagacgacaacacagcatggtagcaacacaacatgacaacacagcatggtagcaacacaacatggcaacatgacagcacaacatggtagcaacacaacatgacagcacagcatggtagcaacacaacatgacagcacagcatggtagcaacacaacatgacaacacagcatggtagcaacacaacatggcaacatgacagcacaacatggtagcaacacaacatgacaacacagcatggtagcaacacaacatggcaacatgacagcacaacatggtagcaacacaacatgacaacacagcatggtagcaacacaacatgacaacatgacagaacaacatggtagcaacacaacatgacaacatgacagcacaacatggtagcaacacaacatgacaacatgacagcacaacatggtagcaacacaacatgacaacatgacagcacaacatggtagcaacacaacatgacaacatgacagcacaacatggtagcaacacaacatgacaacacagcatggtagcaacacaacatggcaacatgacagcacaacatggtagcaacacaacatgacaacaacatggtagcaacacaacatgacaacatgacagcacagcatggtagcaacacaacatgacaacaacatggtagcaacacgacatgacaacatgacagcacagcatggtagcaacacaacgtgacagcacagcatggtagcaacacaacatgacaacacagcatggtagcaacacaacatgacaacatgacaacacagcatggtagcaacacaacatggcaacatgacagcacaacatggtagcaacacaacatgacaacatgacagcacaacatggtagcaacacaacatggcaacatgacagcacaacatggtagcaacacaacatgacaacatgacagcacaacatggtagcaacacaacatggcaacatgacagcacaacatggtagcaacacaacatgacaacatgacagcacaacatgacaacatgacagcacagcatggtagcaacacaacatgacaacatgacagcacagcatggtagcaacacaacatggcaacatgacagcacagcatggtagcagcacaacatgacagcacagcatggtagcaacacaacatgacaacaacatggtagcaacacaacatgacaacatgacagcacagcatggtagcaacacaacatgacaacacagcatggtagcaacacaacatgacaacacagcatggtagcaacacaacatggcaacatgacagcacaacatggtagcaacacaacatggcaacatgacagcacaacatggtagcaacacaacatgacaacatgacagcacaacatggtagcaacacaacatgacaacacagcatggtagcaacacaacatgacaacatgacaacacagcatggtagcaacacaacatggcaacatgacagcacaacatggtagcaacacaacatggcaacatgacagcacaacatggtagcaacacaacatgacaacatgacagcacaacatggtagcaacacagcatgacaacatgacagcacaacatggtagcaacacaacatgacaacatgacagcacaacatggtagcaacacaacatgacaacatgacagcacaacatggtagcaacacaacatgacaacatgacagcacaacatggtagcaacacaacatgacaacatggcagcacagcatggtagcaccacaacatggcaacatgacagcacaacatggtagcaacacaacatgacaacatgacagcacaacatggtagcaacacaacatgacaacatgacagcacagcatggtagcaacacaacatgacaacacagcatggtagcaacacaacatgacaacatgacagcacagcatggtagcaacaatacatggcaacatgacagcacagcatggtagcaacacaacatgacagcacagcatggtagcaacacaacatgacaacaaatggtagcaacacaacatgacaacacagcatggtagcaaaacaacatgacaacaacatggtagcaacacaacatgacaacatgacagcacaacatggtagcaacacaacatggcaacatgacagcacaacatggtagcaacacaacatgacaacatgacagcacaacatggtagcaacacaacatgacaacatgacagcacaacatggtagcaacacaacatgataacatcacagcacaacatggtagcaacacaacatggcaacatgacaacacaacatggtagcaacacaacatgacaacacaacatggtagcaacacaatatgacaacatgaaagcacaacatggtagcaacacaacatgacaacatgacagcacagcatggtagcaacacaacatggcaacatgacagcacaggatggtagcaacacaacatgacagcacagcatggtagcaacacaacatgacaacacagcatggtagcaacacaacatgacaacaacatggtagcaacacaacatgacaaaacaacatggtagcaacacaacatgacaacaacatggtagcaacacaacatgacaacaacatggtagcaacacaacatgacaacaacatggtagcaacacaacatgacaacaacatggtagcaacacaacatgacaacacagcatgttacaaacacaacatgacaacaacatggtagaaacacaacatgacaacaacatggtagcaacacaacatgacaacaacatggtagaaacacaacatgacaacacagcatggtagaaacacaacatgacaacaacatggtagcaacacaacatgacaacaacatggtagcaacacaacatgacaacaacatggtagaaacacaacatgacaacacagcatggtagaaacacaacatggtagaaacacaacatgacaacacagcatggtagaaacacaacatgacaaaacaacatgttagcaacaaaacatgacaaaacaacatggtagcaacacaacatgacaacacagcatggtacaaacacaacatgacaaaacaGCATGGtacaaacacaacatgacaaaaaaacatgttagcaacacaacatgacaaaacaacatgttagcaacacaacatgacaacaacatggtagcaacacaacatgacaacacagcatggtacaaacacaacatgacaacagtgtggttgcaacacaacatgacaacaacatggtagcaacacaacatgacaacacagcatggtacaaacacaacatgacaacagcgtggtagaaacacaacatgacaacacagcatggttgcaacacaacatgacaacacagcatggttgcaacacaacatgacaacaacacaacatgacaacaacatggtagcaacacaacatggcagcagcacaacatggtagcagcacaaaacatggtacaaacattattgggcacagacaacagcacaaagggaaagaaggtagagacaacaatacatcacgcaaagcagccacaactggcAGTAAgcgtgtccatgattgagtctttgaatgaagagatggagataaaatggtccagtttgagtgtttgttgcagcttgttccagtcgctagctgcagcaaactgaaaagaggagcgacccagggatgtgtttgCTTTGggaacctttaacagaatgtgactggcagaacgggtgttgtatgtggaggatgagggctgcagtagatatcacagataggggggagtgaacaggtgttgtatgtggaggatgagggctgcagtagatatctcagataggggtgagtgaacaggtgttgtatttggaggatgagggctgcagtagatatctcagataggggggagtgaacaggtgttgtatgtggaggatgagggctgcagtagatatctcagataggggggagtgaacaggtgttgtatgtggaggatgagggctgcagtaggtatctcagataggggggagtgaacaggtgttgtatgtggaggatgagggctgcagtagatatctcagatagggggagtgaacaggtgttgtatgtggaggatgagggctgcagtagatatctcagataggggggagtgaacaggtgttgtatgtggaggatgagggctgcagtagatatctcagataggggggagtgaacaggtgttgtatgtggaggatgagggctgcagtagatatctcagataggggggagtgaacgggtgttgtatgtggaggatgagggctgcagtaggtatctcagataggggggcgcaagaacacacacacagtgtgtctgTAATAGAGATAGGCACGGGAACAGGACTCCACACGTCTTGCCGGTCCCTCGGGATTCCGACAGGAATGGGAGAGAAGTTCTAGAGTCAAAAACCGAGAATAATTCATATTTTGGGAAATACCCCAaaaccacctcaagctgaacctcggcaagacggagctgctcttcctcccgggaaggactgcccgttccatgatctcgccatcacggttgacaactccattgtgtcctcctcccagagcgccaagaaccttggcgtgatcctggacaacaccctgtcgttctcaactaacatcaaggcggtggcccgttcctgtaggttcatgctctacaacatccgcagagtacgaccctgcctcacacaggaagcggcgcaggtcctaatccaggcacttgtcatctcccgtctggattactgcaactcgctgttggctgggctccctgcctgtgccattaaaccccttcaactcatccagaacgccgcagcccgtctggtgttcaaccttcccaagttctctcacgtcaccccgctcctccgttctctccactggcttccagttgaagctcgcatccgctacaagaccatggtgcttgcctacggagctgtgaggggaacggcacctcagtacctccaggctctgatcaggccctacacccaaacaagggcactgcgttcatccacctctggcctgctcgcctccctaccactgaggaagtacagctcccgctcagcccagtcaaaactgttcgctgccctggccccccaatggtggaacaaactccctcacgacgccaggacagcggagtcaatcaccaccttccggagacacctgaaaccccacctctttaaggaatacctaggataggttaagtaatccctctcaccccaccccctaagttttagatgcactattgttaagtgactgtcccactggatgtcataaggtgattgcaccaatttgtaagtcgctctggataagagcgtctgctaaatgacttaaatgtaatgtaaatgtaagcgcCCATTCAAAGCATTTAAAAGCAAGATATGGTCACTATGCCAGTGTTCTCCCAAAATAGCTGTGACACTGAAGATTTTACAGCAAGTTAAACTGATATTTAGTAATGATAGAGTACATTTGATTGCCAATGACATTGTTGTGAATTGCGAAACAGGCCATTCATAAATTCTGAGTGTTATCAGGTTCCTCAATTAATTCAGTGCATTTTAACAGTAGGCCTAGTTTGTCTCGACACAGAGTGTCTCAGGACGCACTGAGTGCACCCCTAGTGGGTCATAGTGTTGTCAAATCAGACACACTTTGTGACAGCAGTCAAAAATAAGTCACATGACTAAAGTTGCTCAACTCCTTCAATGACAGAATATCTCCTATTTGGCAAAATAGACTTGATTATACAGATAGCAGATCAGCTGAGATGAACAGTGGAAATTTTTAAATATCAAGATATCTTAACAGGACCATAACGGGAGATGAAGAGTTGAAATATCATGATTAAAATATGATTTCTTTGGTCCCCGCTAAGACATTTTGATATTTCAACTAACTTTATCTTTGTTTAAAATATATTCTTATCTCATGGCGTTTGATCAAACATTCACTAGCGAAGCGCTcatatgtgaccgaccggctcgagTCGGTCTTATGCAGCAATATTTGAAAtgttgttttttacattggataaaagtagagactcagagctagaaaattatATATCAAACACTACAGTCGAGGAACAATGGGGAAAGTAATTCtgttttgaaagttgataaacttgaaaacccacttttgagaaaatgtcctTTAAATATTTTGgtatacctactggagagctctttgtctacacacattcagcatcattcacaccctgttaagctttagccccacccatctctttaagagttgatccgagcgttctgtcCTAACAACAGCAGTGAAGCAACCAAGCTAACtaactacttccagacacaaatgagagaacacctcactctgaccattttactcatccgagcagagctggttaggctgtttttatgttatccagagcattggtaaCTGCAAATGTGCTGCTGGCTACAATTTAATTACTCTTTTTTTTtcaatgtttactgacaccggctatattcaactggtgttgagcgttcgtaaataaGTTTTTCTGCGCTCTGACACACTCAGAAGAGAGAAATCGTAGTAGATagcgaatttaccagctatgTTAACAGTTtttgcagtgacatcatgaacattctattgaaatggttactttcACAGTGGAGTCTTTTCTTtagacatttagctagctagctagctagctagctagctaaacattgAACCATAATCCTGACTCGTGAAGTtgctaccctgcatgaatctgcaggtagctcaCCAACCGGGTACAATGTTAGCTAGATAATATTAGGATATAACTtgcaaagcaaatggctctgagatacaaataatattactacacagatcatacacataatgtGAAGTAGTGAACCAGCCAGCTAactttggctagctagctaacagtacacttaacttgaaatgaaaatgactttctgacaaaaaatagaaacgtgtaatatctgtaAATGTAGCTATCTAGACTATCgtacccgtatacatggatggctgcttctccctctctgtcccggATGCcaggttgcccttagtttgaagatgtaatccggagacaagTGTTtcatacaacagccttctgtgtgttctcttttgaCTCcttctgcatatttgcaatcaaatgccAGAGATTTCTCCATCTCCTATCGTCTCCTATTCTACTATCAGACTCtatttccactgatttcaaaactctgtcctccagaaagtggactTATGCAGTTTTTCTActtgatatctttcaaaaaataCACATTAGAAAGGATTTCCTACACGTACTGACcaactcaaatagacagaagctacatggcagaccagtACAGCAACTGCCCGGAatccgaccgtaaggcactacagagggtagtgcgtactgcccagtacatcactggggacaagcttcctaacactggggccaagcatccaggacctatatactaggcggtgtcagagggaggcccaaaaaattgtccaaaaatggtcaaagactccagtcacccaagtcatagacagcTCTCTCTGCTACCACTCAGCAAGCGCTACCAGAATGCCAAGTCtaggcaggtttgttgtggtgccatattctttccatttttaataatggatttaatggcaacacagcatggtgacaacacagcatggtgacaacacaacatgacaacatgacaacacagcatggtgacaacacaacatgacaacatgacaacacagcatggtagcatcacaatATGACAACATGACAAGccccgtgggatgttcaaagagtCTGATGCTTTTATAACAtgtgtacttctccacaactttgttcctttttgtttggagagctccttggtcttgcttggtggtgcctcttgcttgTGGTGCCCCTTTCTTAGTGGTGTTACAGACTCTCAGGCCTTTCAGAATAGGTGTATACAGTTAAaatcggaagtttatatacacttaggttggagtcattaaaacttgtttttcaaccagtccacaaatggagtggttgaaaacatccacaaacatctcaagacatcagtcaggaagttaaagcttggtcacaaatgggtcttccaaatggacaatgaccccaagcatacttccaaagttgtggcaaaatggcttaaggacaacaaagtcaatgtattggaatggccatcacaaagccctgacctcaatcctttagAAAATTAGTGGgttgaactgaaaaagtgtgtgcgagcaaggcggcctacaaacctgactcagttacaccagctctgtcaggaggaatggccacCCAACCTGACTCAGCTTggttaggggactcttctccaggttcatctctctgtaggtgatggctttgttatggaaggttgcTCTGCATGcaatatttggtgttttacattgtacacagatTATACTTTTGCAGAagtctgcatgcagtctcaatttgaaTTTTGTGAATTTTTGGTtgatgagcggaccccagacctcacaacgataaagggcaatgggttctataactttcttccttcccctctcctctctctctctctctctctctctctctctctctctcgatctgtctctttctccggcGGGTACACCTTCCAGCAGTgtaatgtgttattgtgttgtgttattTCTTATTGACGTACTTACAGTCAGCCACCTGCATCTCCCAGCACACAGGAGGCCATTCAGGGATGTTGTCTATGGCCAACTTGTCCTCCGGGGCTACCGCTGGGGCCGCAGCCATCTCCTCCGACACCCCTGGGGCCTGGGGCTGCGACCGGCCCGGCAGAAAccactccaacaccaccaccgcTGGACGGAAGGGAGGAACAGCGAGCGGAGCGGGAGGAGGAGTAAGTAAGCGGCCAGCCAAACGACCCCCCAAGAAGACGAAGAAGAGCAGCAGCATCGACAGTGCCGAGTTCGACGATGATCAGGATCACATGGACGCCTGCTTCAAGGACTCAGATTATGGTAACTAGAGATATCTAGTGGAGTTTCCACTAGAGTCATGATACGTTTTCTACTAGAGATATGATAGTTTCCACTAGACATATAATACATGTTCTACTAGAGATAGAGTAAAGTTTCCAGTAGACATATGATACATGTTCT
This portion of the Oncorhynchus gorbuscha isolate QuinsamMale2020 ecotype Even-year unplaced genomic scaffold, OgorEven_v1.0 Un_scaffold_6439, whole genome shotgun sequence genome encodes:
- the LOC124029457 gene encoding lysine-specific demethylase phf2-like, encoding MLSMANLSSGATAGAAAISSDTPGAWGCDRPGRNHSNTTTAGRKGGTASGAGGGVSKRPAKRPPKKTKKSSSIDSAEFDDDQDHMDACFKDSDY